A region from the Vibrio rumoiensis genome encodes:
- a CDS encoding aldehyde dehydrogenase family protein yields the protein MQPITRFSEVTVFDAQTAWEQWNLTDYTFKSECLLSVCRNLEQEQPELSAVIKYHLQQAQLRLAEPKLMPGPTGETNELYTAGRGICVLIVEAGMPWAAVMAQLTCAVIAGNAVIICSDEMGLNQCIETAITTALPAHLVHIVAYDSYQAVLRSDVRIASFVGSTMTELSINRLLAQKDGVIVPFVAETIDLASEEKECILAHDPCLVLRFITERTRTINITAVGGNATLLELGNQH from the coding sequence ATGCAACCTATTACTCGTTTTTCTGAAGTCACGGTTTTTGATGCTCAAACGGCATGGGAACAGTGGAACTTGACCGATTACACCTTTAAAAGTGAGTGTTTACTGTCCGTTTGTCGCAATTTAGAGCAGGAACAGCCTGAATTAAGTGCAGTAATCAAGTATCATTTACAACAAGCTCAATTGCGATTGGCGGAACCTAAATTAATGCCAGGACCAACTGGCGAGACCAATGAGCTTTATACGGCAGGACGTGGTATCTGTGTTTTGATTGTTGAAGCAGGGATGCCATGGGCTGCGGTGATGGCTCAACTGACTTGTGCGGTGATTGCGGGGAATGCCGTGATTATATGCAGTGATGAGATGGGATTAAATCAATGTATTGAAACTGCGATTACCACGGCATTACCCGCTCATCTTGTTCACATTGTGGCTTACGATTCTTACCAAGCGGTGCTTCGTTCAGATGTTCGTATTGCTTCGTTTGTCGGTTCTACAATGACAGAATTGTCGATTAATCGGTTATTAGCACAAAAAGACGGCGTTATCGTGCCTTTTGTCGCTGAAACGATTGATCTGGCATCAGAGGAAAAGGAGTGCATATTAGCTCACGATCCTTGCCTTGTGCTGCGCTTTATTACAGAGCGTACGCGCACCATCAATATTACCGCAGTAGGGGGCAATGCAACTCTGCTAGAATTAGGTAATCAACACTAA